The genomic segment GAATCCCTCCACGCCTGCCACACGAGAACGACGCCCTTGGGAAGGGATGGCGGAGAGGAATTTGACGGAGCCCCCGGCCGGGATTCGAAGCCCCAGCCCGGGGGGGTGGGCAGGGGGGCTTGCCCCCCTGCGAACGGGGTGACAGCGAGCGGAGCGAGCGTCAGAGGGGCGGAGCCCCTATGAGGAGCGCCTTGAGGCCGTTGCCCCAAGGCGCGACGGGATGGGGGTTCGAATCCCTCCACGCCTGCCACACGAGAACGACGCGCTTAGGAAGGGATCGATGGAGTACCTGACACGGATCCGGGAGTTTTTCAGAGAGGTGAGTGCCGAGTTCAGGAAGGTAGTCTGGCCCGGCCGCTTCCAGATCGTGAACTCGACCGCGGTGGTGCTGGTGGTCGTGGTCATGATCGCGCTGTTCCTGTTCTTCGTGGATATCGGCCTGTCGCGAGTGGCGGAAGTGGTCCTGCGATGAGCGACGAAGTCACGACCGCGCGATCGTCGGACAAGCAGTGGTTCGTGGTCCATACGTATTCCGGTTTCGAGAACAAGGTCGCCGCGGGCATCGAGCAGCGGGCGAAGATCTTCGGCCTCCAGGAGCAAATCACGCGCATCGTGGTGCCGACGGAGAAGGTGGTCGAGATCCGGAACAAGCAGAAGCGTGAGACCGAACAGAAGTTCTTCCCGGGGTACGTCCTGGTGGAGATGGAGCTCACCGACGAAACGTGGCACTTGGTCCGGAGCACGCCCAAGGTGACCGGCTTCGTCGGGTCCGGAGCCAAACCGGTCCCGCTGCCGCAGGCGGAGGTGGAGGAAATCCTCCGCCAGATGGAGGAGGGGGCCGAGAAACCGAAGCCCAAGTCGATCTTCCAGCGGGGCGACAAGGTGCGCGTCATCGAGGGCCCGTTCGTGAACTTCACCGGCGCCATCGATGACCTCAACCTCGAGCGTGGGAAGCTGAAGGTCATGGTCGCCATCTTCGGCCGGCTGACCCCGGTGGAGCTGGAGTACTACCAGGTGGAGCGACTTTGAAGAGTGGCTTTTAGATGAAAAAAATCCAGGCGGTGGTGAAACTGCAGATCCCGGCAGGCAAGGCGAACCCATCGCCGCCCGTGGGACCGGCCCTGGGCCAG from the Candidatus Rokuibacteriota bacterium genome contains:
- the secE gene encoding preprotein translocase subunit SecE, encoding MEYLTRIREFFREVSAEFRKVVWPGRFQIVNSTAVVLVVVVMIALFLFFVDIGLSRVAEVVLR
- the nusG gene encoding transcription termination/antitermination protein NusG is translated as MSDEVTTARSSDKQWFVVHTYSGFENKVAAGIEQRAKIFGLQEQITRIVVPTEKVVEIRNKQKRETEQKFFPGYVLVEMELTDETWHLVRSTPKVTGFVGSGAKPVPLPQAEVEEILRQMEEGAEKPKPKSIFQRGDKVRVIEGPFVNFTGAIDDLNLERGKLKVMVAIFGRLTPVELEYYQVERL